One genomic region from Chloroflexia bacterium SDU3-3 encodes:
- a CDS encoding winged helix-turn-helix domain-containing protein yields the protein MHLTASAARALMLAAQGLLTPPDSPAAKADVLAAIQRMGILQIDTISVVARSPYLVLWSRLGSYDPRWLDELLAEHAIFEYWSHEASFLPIEDYPLYRSRQLAGAARAWKYIQQHFDEHGPEIQRLLDTVRERGPVMSADFERTDGQKGTWWNWKLEKRLLEALYTTGDLMITRRKSFQRVYDLRERVVPWWDDAQAPSLDEVHRQFALTTARALGVVLPRWQADYFRVKKQGGAALLAQLASEGLLAEATVEGFKEPGYIHPSLLPLARQAEAGALTPTLTTLLSPFDPLVWDRKRALDLFGFDYRIECYTPAPKRRYGYFTLPILWRGQIIGRLDPKAHRKQGIFELKALHLEPGVQPTAQLLTDLAGAIRACAAWHGTPQVQLGISDPPELAALLQPLLVG from the coding sequence CACCCCGCCCGACAGCCCCGCCGCCAAGGCCGACGTCCTCGCCGCCATCCAGCGCATGGGCATCCTTCAGATCGACACCATCAGCGTGGTGGCCCGCAGCCCCTACCTGGTGCTGTGGAGCCGCCTGGGCAGCTACGACCCACGCTGGCTCGACGAGCTGCTGGCCGAGCACGCGATCTTCGAGTACTGGTCGCACGAGGCCAGCTTCCTACCGATCGAGGACTACCCGCTCTACCGCAGCAGGCAGCTGGCGGGCGCAGCGCGGGCCTGGAAGTACATCCAGCAGCACTTTGACGAGCACGGCCCCGAGATCCAGCGCCTGCTCGACACCGTGCGCGAGCGCGGGCCAGTCATGTCCGCCGACTTCGAGCGCACCGACGGACAGAAGGGCACATGGTGGAACTGGAAGCTGGAGAAGCGCCTGCTGGAGGCGCTCTACACCACCGGCGACCTGATGATCACCCGCCGCAAGAGCTTCCAGCGCGTCTACGACCTGCGCGAGCGAGTGGTGCCCTGGTGGGATGACGCCCAGGCCCCCAGCCTGGACGAGGTCCACCGCCAGTTCGCGCTCACCACCGCGCGCGCCCTGGGCGTGGTGCTGCCGCGCTGGCAGGCCGACTACTTCCGCGTGAAGAAGCAGGGCGGCGCGGCGCTGCTGGCCCAGCTGGCCAGCGAGGGTCTGCTAGCCGAGGCGACAGTGGAGGGCTTCAAGGAGCCGGGCTACATCCACCCCAGCCTGCTGCCGCTGGCCCGGCAGGCCGAGGCGGGCGCGCTCACGCCCACGCTCACCACGCTGCTTTCGCCCTTCGACCCGCTGGTGTGGGATCGCAAGCGCGCCCTCGACCTGTTCGGCTTCGACTACCGCATCGAGTGCTACACCCCCGCGCCCAAGCGCCGCTACGGCTACTTCACACTGCCCATCCTCTGGCGCGGCCAGATCATCGGCAGGCTCGACCCCAAGGCCCACCGCAAGCAGGGCATCTTCGAGCTGAAGGCGCTCCACCTGGAGCCTGGCGTGCAGCCCACCGCCCAGCTGCTGACCGACCTGGCCGGGGCCATCCGGGCCTGCGCGGCCTGGCACGGTACCCCGCAGGTGCAGCTGGGCATCAGCGAC